Proteins co-encoded in one Apteryx mantelli isolate bAptMan1 chromosome 4, bAptMan1.hap1, whole genome shotgun sequence genomic window:
- the VWCE gene encoding von Willebrand factor C and EGF domain-containing protein isoform X2 produces the protein MGRRGLRPRVPAPACPPQSSWPFPRPRGLRWLGAPIRRPPPGLSVPAGAGTGTGVGGAVASASPPSLRRRAGPHVCFSGFGSGCCPGWMLSPGSGQCTLPLCSFGCGGGSCIAPNLCSCPDGEQGITCPEPPGACGEYGCDLSCNHGGCQEVARVCPLGFSMAETANGVRCTDIDECLSAACEGPCVNTEGGFVCECGPGMRLSADRHSCQDTDECLATPCQHRCKNSVGSYRCSCRPGYHLHGNRHSCVDVNECRRPGERRACQHACHNTPGSYLCSCRPGYRLSGDGASCEGFPKSIPAPSPILQSLQHPPALLLLPPGAGGPPLLPRGSPSPQLPAPAPGTPAPSSPAAPSSPAAALPPRTDGAPGTPAPSPALPAPRCWHRGAPREPGAHWTEPGCRSCACRGGRVLCEPLSCPVACSHPLPAPHGQCCPSCAGCLHDGVARAEGDVFSLPDGNCTVCLCLAGNVSCISPECSPGPCPSASTADCCSCQPAKCNFHGRTYVHGARFSLDGDDCTTCVCQSGEVECSFAPCPALDCPRHEWHLGPGQCCFACRDPPPASGCFVDDNGVEFPVGQIWSPGDPCELCICQANGSVSCKRTDCVETCPYPIRIPGQCCPDCSAGCTYMGRIFYNNETFPSVLDPCLSCICLLGSVACSPVDCAIFCTYPFHPEGECCPVCNDCNYEGRKVANGQTFSPEREPCTRCTCRFGEVSCERRPCARSCAEPAALPAACCPPCRADAPVLPQSSDPSPSPSREDLLAGTPRPGVLPSAGSPRRLAQLLLRASPHPLDTRPLDAAADGPSPGGTVPGEPPPTGPSPPERRGGPLSPLLPAAVAGPAGFLGAAAPGSSREAQGPPEDADPSAAPPPSREQPGGRAAP, from the exons ATGGGGAGGCGCGGGCTGCGTCCGCGGGTGCCCGCTCCTGCGTGTCCCCCCCAATCCTCATGGCCATTCCCGAGGCCAAGGGGTCTCCGGTGGCTGGGAGCCCCCATACGCCGACCTCCCCCTGGACTTTCGGTGCCCGCTGGAgccgggacggggacgggagTTGGGGGCGCGGTGGCCTCAGCGTCTCCTCCCTCGCTcaggcgccgcgcggggccgcacGTCTGCTTCTCGGGCTTCGGCAGCGGATGTTGCCCCGGGTGGATGCTGTCGCCGGGCAGCGGGCAGTGCACCCTGC CGCTCTGCTCCttcggctgcggcggcggctcgTGCATCGCCCCCAACCTCTGCTCTTGCCCGGATGGAGAGCAAGGCATCACTTGCCCAG AGCCGCCCGGGGCGTGCGGGGAGTACGGCTGCGACCTCTCCTGTAACCACGGCGGGTGCCAGGAGGTGGCCCGCGTCTGCCCCCTCGGCTTCTCCATGGCGGAGACGGCCAACGGCGTCCGCTGCACCG ACATCGACGAGTGCCTGAGCGCCGCCTGCGAAGGGCCCTGCGTCAACACCGAGGGCGGCTTCGTCTGCGAGTGCGGCCCCGGCATGCGGCTCTCCGCCGACCGCCACAGCTGCCAGG ATACGGACGAGTGCCTGGCGACACCGTGCCAGCACCGCTGCAAGAACAGCGTCGGCAGCTACCGCTGCTCCTGCCGGCCCGGCTACCACCTCCACGGCAACAGGCACTCGTGCGTGG ACGTCAACGAGTGCCGGCGGCCCGGAGAGAGGCGGGCCTGCCAGCACGCCTGCCACAACACGCCGGGCAGCTACCTGTGCTCCTGCCGCCCCGGGTACCGTCTCAGCGGCGACGGGGCGTCCTGCGAAG gcTTCCCCAAATCCATCCCGGCCCCGTCCCCCATCCTGCAGTCCCTGCAGCACCCGCCcgctctcctgctgctccctcctggcgCCGGGGGGCCCCCGCTGCTCCCCAGgggctccccctctccccagctGCCGGCCCCAGCTCCGGGCACCCCGGCGCCTTCCTCCCCTGCCGCCCCCTCGTCCccagccgccgcgctgccgccgcgaaCGGACGGAGCTCCCGGCACCCCTGCGCCGTCGCCTGCCCTGCCAGCGCCCCGCTGCTGGCACCGGGGAGCCCCCCGCGAGCCCGGCGCCCACTGGACGGAGCCGGGCTGCCGGAGCTGCGCCTGCCGG GGAGGGCGAGTGCTCTGCGAGCCCCTGAGCTGCCCCGTGGCCTGCTCCCACCCGCTGCCCGCCCCGCATGGccagtgctgccccagctgcGCAG GCTGCCTGCACGACGGGGTGGCCCGGGCCGAGGGCGACGTCTTCTCCCTGCCGGACGGGAACTGCACTGTCTGCCTGTGCCTG gcCGGCAACGTCTCCTGCATCTCCCCCGAGTGCTCTCCGGGTCCCTGCCCCAGCGCCTCGACGGCTGACTGCTGCTCCTGCCAGCCAG CGAAATGCAACTTTCACGGCCGCACGTACGTGCACGGAGCGCGGTTCAGCCTGGACGGGGATGACTGCACCACCTGCGTCTGCCAG AGCGGCGAGGTGGAGTGCTCCTTCGCCCCCTGCCCTGCGCTGGACTGCCCTCGGCACGAGTGGCACCTGGGCCCCGGGCAGTGCTGCTTTGCCTGCCGGGACCCCCCGCCCGCCTCAG GCTGCTTTGTGGATGACAACGGGGTTGAGTTTCCTGTCGGACAGATCTGGTCTCCGGGCGATCCCTGTGAGTTATGCATCTGCCAG GCAAACGGCTCCGTGAGCTGCAAGCGGACGGACTGCGTGGAGACGTGTCCCTACCCCATCCGGATTCCCGGGCAGTGCTGTCCTGACTGCTCGGCAG GCTGCACCTACATGGGAAGGATCTTCTACAACAACGAGACATTCCCGTCCGTCCTGGACCCCTGTCTAAGCTGCATCTGCCTG CTGGGCTCGGTGGCCTGCTCGCCCGTGGACTGTGCCATCTTCTGCACCTACCCGTTCCACCCGGAAGGGGAGTGCTGCCCCGTGTGTAACG ATTGCAACTACGAGGGCAGGAAAGTGGCGAACGGCCAGACCTTCAGCCCCGAGCGTGAGCCCTGCACCCGCTGCACGTGCCGG TTCGGGGAGGTGAGCTGCGAGAGGAGACCGTGCGCCCGGTCCTGCGCGGAGCCTGCCGCGCTCccggctgcctgctgcccgccctgCCGAG CAGATGCCCCGGTCCTGCCGCAGAGCAGCgacccgtccccgtccccgtcccgtgaGGACTTGCTTGCTGGCACCCCGCGTCCCGGCGTCCTGCCATccgccggctccccgcgccgcctgGCCCAGCTTCTGCTCCGCGCCAGCCCGCATCCTCTGGACACTCGGCCCCTCGACGCAGCGGCCGACGGCCCCTCTCCGGGCGGCACGGTGCCTGGGGAGCCTCCTCCGACTGGGCCGAGccccccggagcgccgcggggggCCCTTGTCACCCCTTCTGCCCGCTGCTGTCGCCGGACCCGCTGGCTTCCTCGGCGCTGCGGCTCCCGGCTCGAGCCGCGAGGCTCAGGGACCTCCCGAGGATGCGGACCCCTCGGCCGCGCCGCCACCCAGCAGGGAGCAGCCCGGGGGGCGTGCGGCTCCCTAG
- the VWCE gene encoding von Willebrand factor C and EGF domain-containing protein isoform X1, producing the protein MGRRGLRPRVPAPACPPQSSWPFPRPRGLRWLGAPIRRPPPGLSVPAGAGTGTGVGGAVASASPPSLRRRAGPHVCFSGFGSGCCPGWMLSPGSGQCTLPLCSFGCGGGSCIAPNLCSCPDGEQGITCPEPPGACGEYGCDLSCNHGGCQEVARVCPLGFSMAETANGVRCTDIDECLSAACEGPCVNTEGGFVCECGPGMRLSADRHSCQDTDECLATPCQHRCKNSVGSYRCSCRPGYHLHGNRHSCVDVNECRRPGERRACQHACHNTPGSYLCSCRPGYRLSGDGASCEGFPKSIPAPSPILQSLQHPPALLLLPPGAGGPPLLPRGSPSPQLPAPAPGTPAPSSPAAPSSPAAALPPRTDGAPGTPAPSPALPAPRCWHRGAPREPGAHWTEPGCRSCACRGGRVLCEPLSCPVACSHPLPAPHGQCCPSCAGCLHDGVARAEGDVFSLPDGNCTVCLCLAGNVSCISPECSPGPCPSASTADCCSCQPAKCNFHGRTYVHGARFSLDGDDCTTCVCQSGEVECSFAPCPALDCPRHEWHLGPGQCCFACRDPPPASGCFVDDNGVEFPVGQIWSPGDPCELCICQANGSVSCKRTDCVETCPYPIRIPGQCCPDCSAGCTYMGRIFYNNETFPSVLDPCLSCICLLGSVACSPVDCAIFCTYPFHPEGECCPVCNDCNYEGRKVANGQTFSPEREPCTRCTCRFGEVSCERRPCARSCAEPAALPAACCPPCRAADAPVLPQSSDPSPSPSREDLLAGTPRPGVLPSAGSPRRLAQLLLRASPHPLDTRPLDAAADGPSPGGTVPGEPPPTGPSPPERRGGPLSPLLPAAVAGPAGFLGAAAPGSSREAQGPPEDADPSAAPPPSREQPGGRAAP; encoded by the exons ATGGGGAGGCGCGGGCTGCGTCCGCGGGTGCCCGCTCCTGCGTGTCCCCCCCAATCCTCATGGCCATTCCCGAGGCCAAGGGGTCTCCGGTGGCTGGGAGCCCCCATACGCCGACCTCCCCCTGGACTTTCGGTGCCCGCTGGAgccgggacggggacgggagTTGGGGGCGCGGTGGCCTCAGCGTCTCCTCCCTCGCTcaggcgccgcgcggggccgcacGTCTGCTTCTCGGGCTTCGGCAGCGGATGTTGCCCCGGGTGGATGCTGTCGCCGGGCAGCGGGCAGTGCACCCTGC CGCTCTGCTCCttcggctgcggcggcggctcgTGCATCGCCCCCAACCTCTGCTCTTGCCCGGATGGAGAGCAAGGCATCACTTGCCCAG AGCCGCCCGGGGCGTGCGGGGAGTACGGCTGCGACCTCTCCTGTAACCACGGCGGGTGCCAGGAGGTGGCCCGCGTCTGCCCCCTCGGCTTCTCCATGGCGGAGACGGCCAACGGCGTCCGCTGCACCG ACATCGACGAGTGCCTGAGCGCCGCCTGCGAAGGGCCCTGCGTCAACACCGAGGGCGGCTTCGTCTGCGAGTGCGGCCCCGGCATGCGGCTCTCCGCCGACCGCCACAGCTGCCAGG ATACGGACGAGTGCCTGGCGACACCGTGCCAGCACCGCTGCAAGAACAGCGTCGGCAGCTACCGCTGCTCCTGCCGGCCCGGCTACCACCTCCACGGCAACAGGCACTCGTGCGTGG ACGTCAACGAGTGCCGGCGGCCCGGAGAGAGGCGGGCCTGCCAGCACGCCTGCCACAACACGCCGGGCAGCTACCTGTGCTCCTGCCGCCCCGGGTACCGTCTCAGCGGCGACGGGGCGTCCTGCGAAG gcTTCCCCAAATCCATCCCGGCCCCGTCCCCCATCCTGCAGTCCCTGCAGCACCCGCCcgctctcctgctgctccctcctggcgCCGGGGGGCCCCCGCTGCTCCCCAGgggctccccctctccccagctGCCGGCCCCAGCTCCGGGCACCCCGGCGCCTTCCTCCCCTGCCGCCCCCTCGTCCccagccgccgcgctgccgccgcgaaCGGACGGAGCTCCCGGCACCCCTGCGCCGTCGCCTGCCCTGCCAGCGCCCCGCTGCTGGCACCGGGGAGCCCCCCGCGAGCCCGGCGCCCACTGGACGGAGCCGGGCTGCCGGAGCTGCGCCTGCCGG GGAGGGCGAGTGCTCTGCGAGCCCCTGAGCTGCCCCGTGGCCTGCTCCCACCCGCTGCCCGCCCCGCATGGccagtgctgccccagctgcGCAG GCTGCCTGCACGACGGGGTGGCCCGGGCCGAGGGCGACGTCTTCTCCCTGCCGGACGGGAACTGCACTGTCTGCCTGTGCCTG gcCGGCAACGTCTCCTGCATCTCCCCCGAGTGCTCTCCGGGTCCCTGCCCCAGCGCCTCGACGGCTGACTGCTGCTCCTGCCAGCCAG CGAAATGCAACTTTCACGGCCGCACGTACGTGCACGGAGCGCGGTTCAGCCTGGACGGGGATGACTGCACCACCTGCGTCTGCCAG AGCGGCGAGGTGGAGTGCTCCTTCGCCCCCTGCCCTGCGCTGGACTGCCCTCGGCACGAGTGGCACCTGGGCCCCGGGCAGTGCTGCTTTGCCTGCCGGGACCCCCCGCCCGCCTCAG GCTGCTTTGTGGATGACAACGGGGTTGAGTTTCCTGTCGGACAGATCTGGTCTCCGGGCGATCCCTGTGAGTTATGCATCTGCCAG GCAAACGGCTCCGTGAGCTGCAAGCGGACGGACTGCGTGGAGACGTGTCCCTACCCCATCCGGATTCCCGGGCAGTGCTGTCCTGACTGCTCGGCAG GCTGCACCTACATGGGAAGGATCTTCTACAACAACGAGACATTCCCGTCCGTCCTGGACCCCTGTCTAAGCTGCATCTGCCTG CTGGGCTCGGTGGCCTGCTCGCCCGTGGACTGTGCCATCTTCTGCACCTACCCGTTCCACCCGGAAGGGGAGTGCTGCCCCGTGTGTAACG ATTGCAACTACGAGGGCAGGAAAGTGGCGAACGGCCAGACCTTCAGCCCCGAGCGTGAGCCCTGCACCCGCTGCACGTGCCGG TTCGGGGAGGTGAGCTGCGAGAGGAGACCGTGCGCCCGGTCCTGCGCGGAGCCTGCCGCGCTCccggctgcctgctgcccgccctgCCGAG CAGCAGATGCCCCGGTCCTGCCGCAGAGCAGCgacccgtccccgtccccgtcccgtgaGGACTTGCTTGCTGGCACCCCGCGTCCCGGCGTCCTGCCATccgccggctccccgcgccgcctgGCCCAGCTTCTGCTCCGCGCCAGCCCGCATCCTCTGGACACTCGGCCCCTCGACGCAGCGGCCGACGGCCCCTCTCCGGGCGGCACGGTGCCTGGGGAGCCTCCTCCGACTGGGCCGAGccccccggagcgccgcggggggCCCTTGTCACCCCTTCTGCCCGCTGCTGTCGCCGGACCCGCTGGCTTCCTCGGCGCTGCGGCTCCCGGCTCGAGCCGCGAGGCTCAGGGACCTCCCGAGGATGCGGACCCCTCGGCCGCGCCGCCACCCAGCAGGGAGCAGCCCGGGGGGCGTGCGGCTCCCTAG
- the VWCE gene encoding von Willebrand factor C and EGF domain-containing protein isoform X7 — protein MGRRGLRPRVPAPACPPQSSWPFPRPRGLRWLGAPIRRPPPGLSVPAGAGTGTGVGGAVASASPPSLRRRAGPHVCFSGFGSGCCPGWMLSPGSGQCTLPLCSFGCGGGSCIAPNLCSCPDGEQGITCPEPPGACGEYGCDLSCNHGGCQEVARVCPLGFSMAETANGVRCTDIDECLSAACEGPCVNTEGGFVCECGPGMRLSADRHSCQDTDECLATPCQHRCKNSVGSYRCSCRPGYHLHGNRHSCVDVNECRRPGERRACQHACHNTPGSYLCSCRPGYRLSGDGASCEGFPKSIPAPSPILQSLQHPPALLLLPPGAGGPPLLPRGSPSPQLPAPAPGTPAPSSPAAPSSPAAALPPRTDGAPGTPAPSPALPAPRCWHRGAPREPGAHWTEPGCRSCACRGGRVLCEPLSCPVACSHPLPAPHGQCCPSCAGCLHDGVARAEGDVFSLPDGNCTVCLCLAGNVSCISPECSPGPCPSASTADCCSCQPAKCNFHGRTYVHGARFSLDGDDCTTCVCQSGEVECSFAPCPALDCPRHEWHLGPGQCCFACRDPPPASGCFVDDNGVEFPVGQIWSPGDPCELCICQANGSVSCKRTDCVETCPYPIRIPGQCCPDCSAGCTYMGRIFYNNETFPSVLDPCLSCICLLGSVACSPVDCAIFCTYPFHPEGECCPVCNAADAPVLPQSSDPSPSPSREDLLAGTPRPGVLPSAGSPRRLAQLLLRASPHPLDTRPLDAAADGPSPGGTVPGEPPPTGPSPPERRGGPLSPLLPAAVAGPAGFLGAAAPGSSREAQGPPEDADPSAAPPPSREQPGGRAAP, from the exons ATGGGGAGGCGCGGGCTGCGTCCGCGGGTGCCCGCTCCTGCGTGTCCCCCCCAATCCTCATGGCCATTCCCGAGGCCAAGGGGTCTCCGGTGGCTGGGAGCCCCCATACGCCGACCTCCCCCTGGACTTTCGGTGCCCGCTGGAgccgggacggggacgggagTTGGGGGCGCGGTGGCCTCAGCGTCTCCTCCCTCGCTcaggcgccgcgcggggccgcacGTCTGCTTCTCGGGCTTCGGCAGCGGATGTTGCCCCGGGTGGATGCTGTCGCCGGGCAGCGGGCAGTGCACCCTGC CGCTCTGCTCCttcggctgcggcggcggctcgTGCATCGCCCCCAACCTCTGCTCTTGCCCGGATGGAGAGCAAGGCATCACTTGCCCAG AGCCGCCCGGGGCGTGCGGGGAGTACGGCTGCGACCTCTCCTGTAACCACGGCGGGTGCCAGGAGGTGGCCCGCGTCTGCCCCCTCGGCTTCTCCATGGCGGAGACGGCCAACGGCGTCCGCTGCACCG ACATCGACGAGTGCCTGAGCGCCGCCTGCGAAGGGCCCTGCGTCAACACCGAGGGCGGCTTCGTCTGCGAGTGCGGCCCCGGCATGCGGCTCTCCGCCGACCGCCACAGCTGCCAGG ATACGGACGAGTGCCTGGCGACACCGTGCCAGCACCGCTGCAAGAACAGCGTCGGCAGCTACCGCTGCTCCTGCCGGCCCGGCTACCACCTCCACGGCAACAGGCACTCGTGCGTGG ACGTCAACGAGTGCCGGCGGCCCGGAGAGAGGCGGGCCTGCCAGCACGCCTGCCACAACACGCCGGGCAGCTACCTGTGCTCCTGCCGCCCCGGGTACCGTCTCAGCGGCGACGGGGCGTCCTGCGAAG gcTTCCCCAAATCCATCCCGGCCCCGTCCCCCATCCTGCAGTCCCTGCAGCACCCGCCcgctctcctgctgctccctcctggcgCCGGGGGGCCCCCGCTGCTCCCCAGgggctccccctctccccagctGCCGGCCCCAGCTCCGGGCACCCCGGCGCCTTCCTCCCCTGCCGCCCCCTCGTCCccagccgccgcgctgccgccgcgaaCGGACGGAGCTCCCGGCACCCCTGCGCCGTCGCCTGCCCTGCCAGCGCCCCGCTGCTGGCACCGGGGAGCCCCCCGCGAGCCCGGCGCCCACTGGACGGAGCCGGGCTGCCGGAGCTGCGCCTGCCGG GGAGGGCGAGTGCTCTGCGAGCCCCTGAGCTGCCCCGTGGCCTGCTCCCACCCGCTGCCCGCCCCGCATGGccagtgctgccccagctgcGCAG GCTGCCTGCACGACGGGGTGGCCCGGGCCGAGGGCGACGTCTTCTCCCTGCCGGACGGGAACTGCACTGTCTGCCTGTGCCTG gcCGGCAACGTCTCCTGCATCTCCCCCGAGTGCTCTCCGGGTCCCTGCCCCAGCGCCTCGACGGCTGACTGCTGCTCCTGCCAGCCAG CGAAATGCAACTTTCACGGCCGCACGTACGTGCACGGAGCGCGGTTCAGCCTGGACGGGGATGACTGCACCACCTGCGTCTGCCAG AGCGGCGAGGTGGAGTGCTCCTTCGCCCCCTGCCCTGCGCTGGACTGCCCTCGGCACGAGTGGCACCTGGGCCCCGGGCAGTGCTGCTTTGCCTGCCGGGACCCCCCGCCCGCCTCAG GCTGCTTTGTGGATGACAACGGGGTTGAGTTTCCTGTCGGACAGATCTGGTCTCCGGGCGATCCCTGTGAGTTATGCATCTGCCAG GCAAACGGCTCCGTGAGCTGCAAGCGGACGGACTGCGTGGAGACGTGTCCCTACCCCATCCGGATTCCCGGGCAGTGCTGTCCTGACTGCTCGGCAG GCTGCACCTACATGGGAAGGATCTTCTACAACAACGAGACATTCCCGTCCGTCCTGGACCCCTGTCTAAGCTGCATCTGCCTG CTGGGCTCGGTGGCCTGCTCGCCCGTGGACTGTGCCATCTTCTGCACCTACCCGTTCCACCCGGAAGGGGAGTGCTGCCCCGTGTGTAACG CAGCAGATGCCCCGGTCCTGCCGCAGAGCAGCgacccgtccccgtccccgtcccgtgaGGACTTGCTTGCTGGCACCCCGCGTCCCGGCGTCCTGCCATccgccggctccccgcgccgcctgGCCCAGCTTCTGCTCCGCGCCAGCCCGCATCCTCTGGACACTCGGCCCCTCGACGCAGCGGCCGACGGCCCCTCTCCGGGCGGCACGGTGCCTGGGGAGCCTCCTCCGACTGGGCCGAGccccccggagcgccgcggggggCCCTTGTCACCCCTTCTGCCCGCTGCTGTCGCCGGACCCGCTGGCTTCCTCGGCGCTGCGGCTCCCGGCTCGAGCCGCGAGGCTCAGGGACCTCCCGAGGATGCGGACCCCTCGGCCGCGCCGCCACCCAGCAGGGAGCAGCCCGGGGGGCGTGCGGCTCCCTAG
- the VWCE gene encoding von Willebrand factor C and EGF domain-containing protein isoform X4 yields MLVELLFQAACVSLFLPGGQGRVYPGRKKPASFAAERRRAGPHVCFSGFGSGCCPGWMLSPGSGQCTLPLCSFGCGGGSCIAPNLCSCPDGEQGITCPEPPGACGEYGCDLSCNHGGCQEVARVCPLGFSMAETANGVRCTDIDECLSAACEGPCVNTEGGFVCECGPGMRLSADRHSCQDTDECLATPCQHRCKNSVGSYRCSCRPGYHLHGNRHSCVDVNECRRPGERRACQHACHNTPGSYLCSCRPGYRLSGDGASCEGFPKSIPAPSPILQSLQHPPALLLLPPGAGGPPLLPRGSPSPQLPAPAPGTPAPSSPAAPSSPAAALPPRTDGAPGTPAPSPALPAPRCWHRGAPREPGAHWTEPGCRSCACRGGRVLCEPLSCPVACSHPLPAPHGQCCPSCAGCLHDGVARAEGDVFSLPDGNCTVCLCLAGNVSCISPECSPGPCPSASTADCCSCQPAKCNFHGRTYVHGARFSLDGDDCTTCVCQSGEVECSFAPCPALDCPRHEWHLGPGQCCFACRDPPPASGCFVDDNGVEFPVGQIWSPGDPCELCICQANGSVSCKRTDCVETCPYPIRIPGQCCPDCSAGCTYMGRIFYNNETFPSVLDPCLSCICLLGSVACSPVDCAIFCTYPFHPEGECCPVCNDCNYEGRKVANGQTFSPEREPCTRCTCRFGEVSCERRPCARSCAEPAALPAACCPPCRAADAPVLPQSSDPSPSPSREDLLAGTPRPGVLPSAGSPRRLAQLLLRASPHPLDTRPLDAAADGPSPGGTVPGEPPPTGPSPPERRGGPLSPLLPAAVAGPAGFLGAAAPGSSREAQGPPEDADPSAAPPPSREQPGGRAAP; encoded by the exons ATGTTGGTCGAGCTGCTCTTCCAGGCTGCCTGTGTGTCCCTGTTCCTCCCAGGCGGCCAGGGCAGGGTTTACCCGGGGAGGAAGAAGCCGGCCAGCTTTGCTGCGGAGAG gcgccgcgcggggccgcacGTCTGCTTCTCGGGCTTCGGCAGCGGATGTTGCCCCGGGTGGATGCTGTCGCCGGGCAGCGGGCAGTGCACCCTGC CGCTCTGCTCCttcggctgcggcggcggctcgTGCATCGCCCCCAACCTCTGCTCTTGCCCGGATGGAGAGCAAGGCATCACTTGCCCAG AGCCGCCCGGGGCGTGCGGGGAGTACGGCTGCGACCTCTCCTGTAACCACGGCGGGTGCCAGGAGGTGGCCCGCGTCTGCCCCCTCGGCTTCTCCATGGCGGAGACGGCCAACGGCGTCCGCTGCACCG ACATCGACGAGTGCCTGAGCGCCGCCTGCGAAGGGCCCTGCGTCAACACCGAGGGCGGCTTCGTCTGCGAGTGCGGCCCCGGCATGCGGCTCTCCGCCGACCGCCACAGCTGCCAGG ATACGGACGAGTGCCTGGCGACACCGTGCCAGCACCGCTGCAAGAACAGCGTCGGCAGCTACCGCTGCTCCTGCCGGCCCGGCTACCACCTCCACGGCAACAGGCACTCGTGCGTGG ACGTCAACGAGTGCCGGCGGCCCGGAGAGAGGCGGGCCTGCCAGCACGCCTGCCACAACACGCCGGGCAGCTACCTGTGCTCCTGCCGCCCCGGGTACCGTCTCAGCGGCGACGGGGCGTCCTGCGAAG gcTTCCCCAAATCCATCCCGGCCCCGTCCCCCATCCTGCAGTCCCTGCAGCACCCGCCcgctctcctgctgctccctcctggcgCCGGGGGGCCCCCGCTGCTCCCCAGgggctccccctctccccagctGCCGGCCCCAGCTCCGGGCACCCCGGCGCCTTCCTCCCCTGCCGCCCCCTCGTCCccagccgccgcgctgccgccgcgaaCGGACGGAGCTCCCGGCACCCCTGCGCCGTCGCCTGCCCTGCCAGCGCCCCGCTGCTGGCACCGGGGAGCCCCCCGCGAGCCCGGCGCCCACTGGACGGAGCCGGGCTGCCGGAGCTGCGCCTGCCGG GGAGGGCGAGTGCTCTGCGAGCCCCTGAGCTGCCCCGTGGCCTGCTCCCACCCGCTGCCCGCCCCGCATGGccagtgctgccccagctgcGCAG GCTGCCTGCACGACGGGGTGGCCCGGGCCGAGGGCGACGTCTTCTCCCTGCCGGACGGGAACTGCACTGTCTGCCTGTGCCTG gcCGGCAACGTCTCCTGCATCTCCCCCGAGTGCTCTCCGGGTCCCTGCCCCAGCGCCTCGACGGCTGACTGCTGCTCCTGCCAGCCAG CGAAATGCAACTTTCACGGCCGCACGTACGTGCACGGAGCGCGGTTCAGCCTGGACGGGGATGACTGCACCACCTGCGTCTGCCAG AGCGGCGAGGTGGAGTGCTCCTTCGCCCCCTGCCCTGCGCTGGACTGCCCTCGGCACGAGTGGCACCTGGGCCCCGGGCAGTGCTGCTTTGCCTGCCGGGACCCCCCGCCCGCCTCAG GCTGCTTTGTGGATGACAACGGGGTTGAGTTTCCTGTCGGACAGATCTGGTCTCCGGGCGATCCCTGTGAGTTATGCATCTGCCAG GCAAACGGCTCCGTGAGCTGCAAGCGGACGGACTGCGTGGAGACGTGTCCCTACCCCATCCGGATTCCCGGGCAGTGCTGTCCTGACTGCTCGGCAG GCTGCACCTACATGGGAAGGATCTTCTACAACAACGAGACATTCCCGTCCGTCCTGGACCCCTGTCTAAGCTGCATCTGCCTG CTGGGCTCGGTGGCCTGCTCGCCCGTGGACTGTGCCATCTTCTGCACCTACCCGTTCCACCCGGAAGGGGAGTGCTGCCCCGTGTGTAACG ATTGCAACTACGAGGGCAGGAAAGTGGCGAACGGCCAGACCTTCAGCCCCGAGCGTGAGCCCTGCACCCGCTGCACGTGCCGG TTCGGGGAGGTGAGCTGCGAGAGGAGACCGTGCGCCCGGTCCTGCGCGGAGCCTGCCGCGCTCccggctgcctgctgcccgccctgCCGAG CAGCAGATGCCCCGGTCCTGCCGCAGAGCAGCgacccgtccccgtccccgtcccgtgaGGACTTGCTTGCTGGCACCCCGCGTCCCGGCGTCCTGCCATccgccggctccccgcgccgcctgGCCCAGCTTCTGCTCCGCGCCAGCCCGCATCCTCTGGACACTCGGCCCCTCGACGCAGCGGCCGACGGCCCCTCTCCGGGCGGCACGGTGCCTGGGGAGCCTCCTCCGACTGGGCCGAGccccccggagcgccgcggggggCCCTTGTCACCCCTTCTGCCCGCTGCTGTCGCCGGACCCGCTGGCTTCCTCGGCGCTGCGGCTCCCGGCTCGAGCCGCGAGGCTCAGGGACCTCCCGAGGATGCGGACCCCTCGGCCGCGCCGCCACCCAGCAGGGAGCAGCCCGGGGGGCGTGCGGCTCCCTAG